From the genome of Brassica oleracea var. oleracea cultivar TO1000 chromosome C4, BOL, whole genome shotgun sequence:
AACACGTGTATTAAAACAAAAAACTTATACCGGAATGCTAAATATATATATATGTATATGCATGTAATGATGCATTACTAATGGCACCTAATACTCGTAGTAGTCAGGATAAAGCTATTCTATTGGTTAAGAAACTTATATTCATAGTCGAATAAAGATAGTCGGAAACAAACTTAAATTGTCCATATAATTGGGAATATCCAAAACATAAATAACTAAAGACTTGAAAGCACACAAAGGTTCATAAACATTATTAAAACTGAGAGTCTGATCATAAATTAATTGTTGCTACATCTCAACCAACACACGCCTTCTTGACCACCTTCGACGATGCCACATCCGTCTTCTTATGTGCAGTGCCGACCGTACCCGTCCCAACATCTGACGAAGCAATACCAATAGATCTCTTGTCTGCGCGTAGTGCGGATTGTGTTTTATAAATTTGTTTCTTATTATTTTTAGTTATAAATTATTTTTTATATAAAAAAATTCTACAAAATAATTTTGAAATTTATGTTTCTCCGATTATAAAATAGTTGGGTAAAAGGAACAAAACTGAACTCATTTATTGTTTTATTTTGTTTTAGAAACTTGCGTAATCTACAAAAAAATCTATATCATTATTTATAGTTGATAATAATACTTTAGAAATTTGGTAAATTTGTAGACTGAATTTCTAACTAATGTTCTAAACCTTTTATTAGGTTAACATTTTTATTTTAATTATTTAATTTATTGTAGTGCATATCTTTTTTGCATATTTTGACGAATTTTCAGGGTGAATGTAAGTATGTAACAATAGTAGGAAAAATGTGAGATATTTTTTTCAATGGTTTTGTCTAGAAATTGGTACAGTTAAGATTTTGTATTTCTTTCTTTAGTGGATTGATGTACAGATATTACTTGTTAGTTATGCCTTTAGTCAAAAAAAAAAAAAAAGAGATTACTTGTTAGCTGTATGTAATTACATGTGTCTATGATCTTGTGAATCAATTCTACATTGGGATTCACAGAAATATTTTTTTTTCTTTGAACACATCACAGAAAAATTAATCTCCAAAACTAATCATAAACTCTATAAAAAGCTGTGGTACGACACTGCCATGAATTACAATTTCCTACTTGACACAAATGAAGACAATACCAGACTGCTTTAGAATCATACAATCCCGAGATCCATCATATGATAGAAAGTAAGACACAGTTGGAATATTAAAATGATCGATCCTATTTCATAATATAAATAGTTTTCCTCTCAATATGAAGACAATATTGGTGACATGAACATAGCAGCAGCTTGAGTTTCAGAGCCCTGATTCAATCAGGTAGTCACCAAGCCTCTGTACAACCATATTGCATTGTCCAGGAGTCATTGGTTTGTCACAGAAAAGACCAAAAGGTTGGGTGGTCTTCTTGACTGAAACACCACCAGATCCTGTGAAGCAAAAAGTAGAACTAATTCATTGAAAACAACTGCCTTGGAACAAAAAGGCAAAAGATTTTTACCAAAAAAAAGGTAAGAGATTCATCATAATCAGTTATGTTACCTTCTTCCCTCGAATGACAGAATATGGCTCTCACTGGATTACCATGTAATTTGTGCCACCGATGCACAATCCTGTTGGAGCAAGCATATAAGACTGACCGAGGATCCTTCCAATACTGGTGCACAAACACCAAACGGTTGTAGTATCATATTCTTTTGGAAGCTTGAGAGTTCTGTCATGGCTTAGAACAGGTAAACATAAGTATTCATTCTTTGGTGTTAGCTTAACACGGAGGAGGTGTTTAAACTCTGCAACCTGCACATACCTTAAACAATGAAAAACAGAAGAGAGTGGTCAATAGTAGGAACAAATTAATGATAAGCATCTGTTTCTCTAGTGAAAGAAATAAAAAAAATATGTGCAACTCTTAAGAGATAAGGTGATGAAGGTAAGAATAAACTGACGGTGGTGTTAGCAAATCAAGTTATCAAAACAGCTTTGCATCTAGCGTTTGAATATTGTCCACGTCCTTACAAATAATCCACCAATCAGACTAAAATTATGAAATTATAAAATAATATATAGTTTTTTTATATTAAAAATTTATTTAATATTAATTTATAATAATAATATATTATAAATTATGAAATTAATCAATACATTAATTACAAAAATATTTTAAATTATTAGTAAGATTTTGTTAGATTTTGTTAGATTTTGTTTGCAACTTTTTTTTTTATAAATAAAAGTAAAATTTAAATTTACTGTTAAAGTTGATTTATTATTAATATCTTTATAATAATTAAGAGTTTTAGAAATGTTATATATTTAATAGATTAAAGTAAATAACATGTAATTAATGAAATGAACCTATTATGTTTTTTTGTAATAGATAAAAATGGACCTATTATGTTTTTTTTTGTAATAGATAAAATCCCAAAACGAAATCATCTGAGTAAATCACAGACCCGGCCGACAAAAGACAGATGCATCATGAAGATGTAAGATGTCTGCCTTGAAATAGTCACTGGCGTAGTTGCTGAAGCAGGCGTCGTATTGAGTGGTGAAGTGAAGACCACATGGATGAAAGGTGCTGAGCTAGAGTCGTGTAGACTTGGAGAGAAAGATAATATCTTGGAGATAAGGAAAGAAGAATAAACTTGAGGAGCAAGTTTATGACTTAAGGGAATATGAATAAGTGCATTCTAAGAAAAGGAAAGTTGCACTTATTCATATGGAAGATGTTCATATCAATGTTTCCTTGGAGACTAGGGTTTTGGGAACATGGAGAGTAACTATAAGATAGATATGAGTCGTCTGTAGAGAGATAAAGACACATAGGCTGATCTTATAGTGAGAGAGAGAGAAGCTCTTGGAAGTGTTCTTGGGTTGTCCTGAATCAGTGGCTGAAGTACTTGATGGAAAAGAGACATAAGCGGGTAGCTTAGGAATCTTTTAGTAGTGTGTGTTAGGATGTTAACACTAGACGTGTAAAGCTAAAGAGGCATGGGAGATCCTTCTGATTTCGTTTGAAGGAGATGAGAGTGTCAAGAGGACACGTCTGGATCATCTTGGGTCGCAGTTTGAGAATCTCAGGTGGTCTGATAATGATTATGTGCCAAGCTTCAGTGCCAAACTTAGTGCCATGGCACATGAAGCATGTGTACTTGGGAAAACGTACAAGGAGAAGAAGCTGGCAAAAAAATTACTATGCTGTCTTCCAACGAAGTTTGGAGCTCACAAGGCAGTCTTGAATATGACTACAAACACGGATGAGCTCAACTTTGACAAACTTGTGGGTATGCTGAAGGTAGAAGAGATGGAGACCGACAGTAGCTCGGTCTCTACGTCAAGTAGTGCATCAAGGAGTATAACACTTGTAGCTGACAAGGATGGTGATAGATCTCCAAATTCTGAAGATGCAATGGGTATGTTAGTTAGAAATCTTGGTAAGATGATGAATCCCTCTGGTGGGAGGAATCAGTATGGTCGCAAGGGAGGTGGTCGTGGCAATAGCAGGAGAAAAGAAGGTCTCAAGTGCTATCACTGTGAAGACGTTGGTCACATAAGGGCTGACTGTCTTGTAGCACAACGAAGAGAACTTACGTGTTCTGAGTGTAGAGTTGTTGGATGCACACAGCGTGAATGTCCAAACTCAAAGAAATAAAAAGAAGTTCCATTGCAGTCGTCTGATGATTCATAGTCTGAAGAAGATGGAAAAGTAATGAAAAATCTTGTTGCATTTGGTGCACGCAAGGAGGGATCCAGTGAGTTTTCGGATTCAGATGTGGATACAAATGATGGGGAGTATCACATACTGCTTAACAAGTGGTTGAATCTCAAGAATGAGAATATGAGATTGCAACACGATCTGATGCAGAGTCGTAAGCAGGATATGTCTCAGAAGCAAAGTGAGCTGGTTGAATAACTAGTTGAGAACTTGCAGGTTTAAAAGAGAAGAATGAGTCTCTTGAACAGGAGGTTATCAAGCTAAGAGAAGTTGCTAATGGTGAACAAGAGAGAGCAAGGATGCTGGAACGTGATTTTGTTGACAATCGCAAACAGATCAGAATGCTCAATAGTGGATCCAAATACTTGGATCAGATTCTATCTATGGGACAACCAACCAAGGCGAATTGGAGATTGGGATATCGAGGAGCTGTGAGTACTAAGGAAGTACAACAGAAAGGGTTGTCACACTTCGTGCATGGGAGCACATCAAAAAATGGAGGTAAAGAAGCTATTCAGGAAGTACGACGAAACGTACAACAAAGAGTACATCATGAAGTTCTACAGCGTGCAGATGTGACTAACAAGCCGAAGTTGATACATAAGTGCAACAACATGAATGTCAGACATGAGGTTCTGAAGCATGGTTGTGCATCTGGTACAAGGAAAGAGACTGATCGGTGCATCAACAACTGTCAGGCCAAACAAGAAACAACATCGGATGTGCTGTTGGTTATGTGGAAAGGTTGTACACAAGAAGGTGGAGTGTTTTGCTCGTGAGAAAAACATAAACATGGCCAAGAAGGTGAACAAGATGTTCATTGAACCCAAGAGGGTTGAAGAGGTTGTCTTAGCCAAGAGTGGCTTACTTGATGAGATCAAGGATGAGACATCAGAAGAAGGATGCAGCTCTGGTAGAAAAGATCTTGAGGTTGATCAAGAAGCATCAAGTCTGGAGCAAGGACGCGGAGTTGTTTATGGTACAAAGGTGAATGAGATCGAAGTGCGTCAGGATGTGATGAAAGATGATTTTCAGGAGGGTGATAGTGAAATCACTTCAAGACAATAGTAACGTGGGCAGAGTGCACTCAGTGCATATGGGGAAGGGCTCCGGATCAAGAAGACGACACATGAAGGAAGCCAAGAGCAAAACAAAAGCTGGTCGAAGGGTAGTTCGACAAGTGGTCAGATCGTGATGCAGTACTTGTAATCTATTCCGCTGCAGCATGGGTTGTATCATGATTACACATGGGGAAACAGACGGGTATGTCTGTAAGGCTTGACATCTAAGCATCTGTTTTAGCTTAGTATGCAATCAAGAGGCTGATCTTATAGAGAGCGAGAGAAAAGCTCTTGAAAGTGTTCTTGGGTCGTGCTGAAGCAGTGACTGAAGTACTTGACGGAAAAGAGACATAAACGAGTGGCTTAGGAATCTTTCAGTAGCGTTTATTAGAGTGTTAACATTACACGTGTAAAGCTGAATAAATAAGGTCTTGTAAAGATTGTTCAAAAGAGATTCTAATAAATCATTGGTGTTTGTTTGTGTAATTTATCTCTCGGTTTACCTTTTGTTTTACTTTAATTGTGTTTGCATCTGCACTTGTTTATTCAATTTTGACCCGTTTATTCAATTTTGACCCGTGAAATATCATCAAATTGAGTTTTCGCACATCCCCATACAAAAAGGTTCACAGCACAAACCATATATAATTGGGGAAAACATCCAACGGTTGTTCATCAATCGGATCCATAGATTATACATATTATAAGCTGTTTTATGATTAAAAATATATTTTGATGAAGTTTCCAAGAGAAGATTAAAGCATGGTGGAAGTGATGTGATCAGTGGGGAAAGGATTGCCCAAGACATTGTCCATGAAGTAATGATGAGGATGTGTTGCGTCCATTACTACAAACTGCATATCCTCTGAAAGCTTCCAATGCCTCTACCTCTGGTTTATGAACCAATTGTTTATCTGTTTCTGGTCCAGCCCGGTTGATTCCGCCAGTGCCAGCTTCTGTTGCTCCTGCCATTTCAAATCCACACCCGAGAAATTTGTCAATCATCAAGTTTTCTTATCAACATTCTCAATGTGATAAATCAACAATTTGCTAGACTGAACCTAGAATTTAGAATCGTTACAAGCATAAGTGCTTAGGTAACGACACTATGTAGTTATTCGTTCTGAAGTAGCTCATTCAAACATATATTCCACAAGGGTTGATCATATATCTATGTATTAGAGACATATGCCACTAATCCTTGGGGGAAATGATGATTTTTCTTTCATTCACGTTACTTTCTACCATATACATAGTTCGAAATTGCTACTTGTCTTAACTAGAACTAAATCTTGACCCGTGCGTCCGCACGAGTATTTTTTCTTTTTTATATACAATTCTATTTGTTTTATATAAATAACAGTAATCATATAACAAACTGTAAATTTAGGTATTTCCAAACATAATAATAGTATGCTTTTCATTTGTAAATTTAGTTTATATGTTTTCAGTTGTCAATTGTATTTCTCATTTCGTATAAATATGACTTTTACAGTTCTAGAGTGGAAAGAAAACAATTTTTATTCTAGAGTTATTCATATTTAATTTATATAAAAAACTCTTAAATATATTATTATAGTTTAATATAAGTTAGATTAGATTTTATTAATTTGAAAATCTACCTCAAAACATGAAATTGATTATAAACTTTTATATTTTAAATACATTTTGATTTTAAATTTATTTAAACACTACTTTATTCATTTATGCATTATTTTATCTAACTTGTAAAGCTATATATATATATTTCTTCTTATATTTAACATATTTTTTGAATCAAATACTTTATAGATATATTAGAAAATCTAGTTTATTTTTATTTTAAATTTTACAAAATAAAAGTCCAGAAAAATAAATACATACAGTATTGTGCTTATTAAATTAGAAGAGGCCAATTTATTATATATAGCTGGGTTAGATTTATTGATCAGAGAATTAAAAAGATTGATGATTAACTTTCTTTTAAATATATTTGGTAGCTAAATTTTAAGCAATGTCTATGTGGAGTTGGTTTTGTCGGCATGTTTTGAGTTTAAATTTAATTTCGGATAAATAATTTAATATGCAGTAAAAACAAAAGAAACTTAAAATAGGTTCAGTTAATACTTCAGCGGCGTAGAAATATAAATAAATTGAAAAATTAAAGGGTAATTGTTGTGAAAGTAATGGAAAAGTCTATAATTATTCATAATATAGAGGTTCCTTATATAGAAGATTACACCGTCATAGATGGCAAGATTACAAATTATAATCTCTTGGTTATGAACCATCCACAATCTGGTTCATAACAATACTCCTTGGATGCCATAACCATTTAGAGCTTGTAATGTGCTTTAATGTTGCCTCATTAAAACCTTACCAGAAAAACTCAATTGGGACAAAACCATGGTGAAAAAAAAAAGAGGACAACACACATTACTCCCCCTGATTTGGACATTACTGAAGGTCCTTTGGACCTCTCTAATTTTCTGCAATTCGTGGGTGATGAAGATCTTAGAAAGAATATGCTTCGTCCTCGAACATGATAGTTGGTTCTTCTTTACCATCGGCCATGCCACAATCTGATCGAACATATTAAGTCATCGACCTCAAATACACACACACGAAATCTTGGATGATGTTGCTGTGATATGCGTGTACCACCATGTATAAAATATAACCTGTCTGAAAAACAAATCAACAAAACCAAATAACCCCTCTTTGGGCTAGTTAGTATAAAATAAACCAAAATCAAAGGCTTCTTCATCGTCCTTCTTATGGACCAANNNNNNNNNNNNNNNNNNNNNNNNNNNNNNNNNNNNNNNNNNNNNNNNNNNNNNNNNNNNNNNNNNNNNNNNNNNNNNNNNNNNNNNNNNNNNNNNNNNNNNNNNNNNNNNNNNNNNNNNNNNNNNNNNNNNNNNNNNNNNNNNNNNNNNNNNNNNNNNNNNNNNNNNNNNNNNNNNNNNNNNNNNNNNNNNNNNNNNNNNNNNNNNNNNNNNNNNNNNNNNNNNNNNNNNNNNNNNNNNNNNNNNNNNNNNNNNNNNNNNNNNNNNNNNNNNNNNNNNNNNNNNNNNNNNNNNNNNNNNNNNNNNNNNNNNNNNNNNNNNNNNNNNNNNNNNNNNNNNNNNNNNNNNNNNNNNNNNNNNNNNNNNNNNNNNNNNNNNNNNNNNNNNNNNNNNNNNNNNNNNNNNNNNNNNNNNNNNNNNNNNNNNNNNNNNNNNNNNNNNNNNNNNNNNNNNNNNNNNNNNNNNNNNNNNNNNNNNNNNNNNNNNNNNNNNNNNNNNNNNNNNNNNNNNNNNNNNNNNNNNNNTGCTTTACAAGCTGGTTTATATATGACTTAGTCATTCTTTTTCGGCTAATCAAATGTGTCTGACATTTGATTAGCTAGCTTTTTAAATGTATAATCTTTGGACGTCTATTTCACATTTTTTAGTCTGAGGATCTTCCCAAGGCATTGATGGTTGATTCCATTCTATTTTTTTTACCCTTCTTTTATTACCAGCTTTATTATTTTTCTCCTCCTGGTCTTAAAATAATCTGTGTACCTGGCCTCAAATATAATCACCCATAGTTGGCTCAAAGTACTTTATTATTGTGGGAGAGTCATATCCAACATATATCCCCATCCTCCTTTTTAGGTCTCATCTTAGTTCTCTGTGGTGGAGCAATTAGTACATAGACAACACATCCAAATGTCTTATGATGGGGTATGTCTGGCTCTTGATCCGTAAATAATTGTGATAGGGGATATCTATGCTCACTAAATGGCCTGATGCGTATTAACTTAGGTGCATGTAAATTTCGTGTGGCCCAAGCTGTGAATGGGAGTTTTGACCTCATAAGTTATGGTCTATCAATCAGCTATTTGCGTTTTAAAAGATTTCGGCCAAGCCATTCTTGGTATGGACATGTATCACAGAATTATCCACACTTGCCCCATGGACATCCCATAATCATTTAAACGCTTGGGCCATGTATTCACCAGTATTATCTAGACATATAGTCTTTATTATGAAAAAGGGGCTTGTAGCTGTTTTACTGGTGATGACCTAATGAGTTTCNNNNNNNNNNNNNNNNNNNNNNNNNNNNNNNNNNNNNNNNNNNNNNNNNNNNNNNNNNNNNNNNNNNNNNNNNNNNNNNNNNNNNNNNNNNNNNNNNNNNNNNNNNNNNNNNNNNNNNNNNNNNNNNNNNNNNNNNNNNNNNNNNNNNNNNNNNNNNNNNNNNNNNNNNNNNNNNNNNNNNNNNNNNNNNNNNNNNNNNNNNNNNNNNNNNNNNNNNNNNNNNNNNNNNNNNNNNNNNNNNNNNNNNNNNNNNNNNNNNNNNNNNNNNNNNNNNNNNNNNNNNNNNNNNNNNNNNNNNNNNNNNNNNNNNNNNNNNNNNNNNNNNNNNNNNNNNNNNNNNNNNNNNNNNNNNNNNNNNNNNNNNNNNNNNNNNNNNNNNNNNNNNNNNNNNNNNNNNNNNNNNNNNNNNNNNNNNNNNNNNNNNNNNNNNNNNNNNNNNNNNNNNNNNNNNNNNNNNNNNNNNNNNNNNNNNNNNNNNNNNNNNNNNNNNNNNNNNNNNNNNNNNNNNNNNNNNNNNNNNNNNNNNNNNNNNNNNNNNNNNNNNNNNNNNNNNNTTAATCCAGGAGGTCTCAATTCACTGTTTCTCATCAGTAATCCATTATTTTGCCCAGCTAGCAAATAGACTCATCCACGCACTTATAGTCCTGGATTCTGGGATTCCTCCAATCAAATAGGGCATTTGGTAATAACACCGTTCTTTGGTGATCATATCTCGATTTTTAACTCCGTTCAAAGGTCTAGAGGATTCTCTATAGTCAGATACTGATCTTTGAGATTGTTATTCTTTTTGGTGATCATATCTCGATTTTTTAACTCTGTCCAAAGGTCTAGAGAATTTTCTATAGTCAGATACTGATTTTGAGACTCTTAGTAATATGATGGCTAATAATTAATATTGCCTTGTATCAATCTTTCTCATTTGGCATTATCGCCTTTTGTGATTTATTCACCAATTCCTTTGACTTTAGGATAAACTCAGTATCCAGTGCCCATTTCAAATAATTATCTCTTGAGAGATTTAGAGCAGCAAAATCCAAGTTGATTTTTGACATCTCAAATCATATATCAATCAATTTTAGATCTCATAAAATATTTAACATACGGCCATAAACAAGACATGCTATCAAGTCAATACATTTCTAATAAGCAATCAAGCCACACGGCCAAAGGTGATATAATGCAATAAGTCCACACGACCAAAGTGATATATGATGCATAATAAGTCACACAAATTTATCAAGCAAGGGTATCGACCAAACAAGCAATTTCTATATGTTTTCATGTGGCCATATGGTTATAATCCAAACCTAGCATACTGATTCTATATGTACAGGAGTGGAATTATGGAACCACAATTTAAAACAATCAGATCATGCGTATAACATAAACATGTTGGTCAGGATGATATATGATGCAAACTGGCCACACGGCCAAGTAGATATGATGCACTCAATCTTAGCAATCGGATTCTATATGTGCAAGGGTAATATTAAAACATTCAATCAAGATTTAGCAATTAATCAATCAATTTCAAGTATGAGATTTAGCTAGACTAACAATCAGATTCAATTAGGTTTTATNNNNNNNNNNNNNNNNNNNNNNNNNNNNNNNNNNNNNNNNNNNNNNNNNNNNNNNNNNNNNNNNNNNNNNNNNNNNNNNNNNNNNNNNNNNNNNNNNNNNNNNNNNNNNNNNNNNNNNNNNNNNNNNNNNNNNNNNNNNNNNNNNNNNNNNNNNNNNNNNNNNNNNNNNNNNNNNNNGGTACAAGTTGAGATCGAAAGTGATTAGGGTTTATCGATAGAGAGAGAGAGATCGATGGAGATTCAGATAGAGATCAAAAACTTAGCTTAGGTTGAGATGATCGGGATCGTTGGTACGCGAGCTGGTACTTGCAGTCAAAGAACTCGTAGATCTTGAACAGTTTGATCACGGACTGGAACAGGCTGATCGTACAATCTGGAATAGTTGAGGCGTACTGAAACTTGCAGAGATCAGTCCACAGATCGATCTTGTTGAGATCAGTGGTCGAATACAGATCAGGGTCATGATCAAAGAGAGGTGATCGATAGAGATTAGGGTTATAGCAATGGAGAGAGATTTAGGGTTTATGGTCGATATTTTAGCTTAAGGTTTTAGAAATCAATCGTGCTGATAACGTGTTGTGAAAGTAAAGGAAACGTCTATCTTTATTCATAACATAGAAGTTCCTTATATAGGAGATTACACCGTCATAGATAAATGGAAAGATTACAAATCATAATCTCTTGGTTATGAGCCATCCACATTCTGGTTTATAACAATAATTTAATTTTATACTCTTTTTTTTAATAGATTAGATGACGTGAGAAAAAAGAAGAGAATGATGTGAGAAAAAAAAGAAACAGAATAAAAGAATTGGTGTTTATCGTGACTAGTATTTCTAATCAACCAGTGAAATTCAAGAATCAAAGAAGACATGAGTTATGAAAAACATAAACAACATATATTGACCTAGAAAGTTAAATTCATTCATGCTTTTAGGATTTCAAATCATGTAAATACAATTTATGCAATGTATTTGCAAACAAAAAGCCGACATGTTTATGAGCAGAAGTTACCGGAGGGTAAGGCCATTTGTAGTGTCGGCTCCACCAATCAAGAACCTGTTGGCGAGCTTCTTTAGGCAGCTTTCCTTTCTTCCTCTTTTTCATGAACTCTTGCTTGAGGCTGCCCAGTAACCACTGTACTTTCGTAAGAGCTGTCCTTTAAGCTCCCTATCCTCGGCCTGCGGATCTATAAATTCATTGTTCATATCGACTTCTTCCTCGGATGACCCATTGTTGTTTCTGTCAATAGCAGTCTCTCCGTAACCTACTTTGATAAATCATGTCAAAACAAAGTTCAAACAAAGTAATCACAAGAAACCGCTAAATGGGTTTCGGAAATTAGATTCTTCAAGTAGACAAAGACCTTGATATAATAGAGCAGTTAGAATGGATAACTTAGTGATCCAAGTAATTAGAAAAACAAGTTGAGTGAGTAGGTGTGTGCTTGTGCAAACTTAACTACACTCGTGAAGACCATAAATTAGTGATATGACAATGTGTAAGATATATATGTATATGAGATTATACGTACCAATAACAAGTGTATGTCTAAATTGAGCAATATATCCAAGGACAGATTCTAGATCCAGATATTCTTTTCGATGCAATAAATTTAATAGATCCAAACAAACGGAGAAGAAAGAGACCACTAGTAAAAAACATCGCTACAGCCACGTGAATTTTCGTGGGTATGACCAAAATTTCGTGGCCATACGGAGCAGAAATCACGAAATGCTACGAAACGTAAAACGTACGTATATGAACGTAACAAAAAGAGCGGGTATAAAAAATCGTAGCAAAGTGCCACGTTTTGCTAAGAAACTTTTCGTGGCAAGCTTTGCTACGATTTGAGCAACTTGCTACG
Proteins encoded in this window:
- the LOC106341052 gene encoding LOW QUALITY PROTEIN: homeobox protein SHOOT MERISTEMLESS (The sequence of the model RefSeq protein was modified relative to this genomic sequence to represent the inferred CDS: inserted 2 bases in 2 codons; substituted 1 base at 1 genomic stop codon), translated to MLFMYINYKFIKVEAPPEVQARQEETCSSAAAAAASXGPTESLGEDPGLDQELSKPFKEALVFLQRVECQFKSLSLSSPSSFSGYGETAIDRNNNGSSEEEVDMNNEFIDPQAEDRELKGQLLRKYSGYXGSLKQEFMKKRKKGKLPKEARQQVLDWWSRHYKWPYPPEQQKLALAESTGLDQKQINNWFINQRXRHWKLSEDMQFVVMDATHPHHYFMDNVLGNPFPTDHITSTML